One window from the genome of Jeotgalibaca sp. MA1X17-3 encodes:
- a CDS encoding ScpA family protein, producing MNKQSEALTIYLESFEGPLDLLLHLIKDLKVDVFDIPMADLTQQYLNYLHTMKELKLDIAGEYLLMAATLLEIKSRMLLPKKEVEVDDDSFELEEDPRDELVHQLLEYKQMQEAAKVLKEMQTERGQFYTKSITNLESHQQSVPLVPGEVSTEDLLHALQKMQQKIQRKQPMSTRVHHEKITIEATMDVILNRLTEQGKPGFRIAFTDFFESTERPQIVNTFLAMLELVRERKIFFTQTELYGEIFLELFSEG from the coding sequence ATGAACAAACAGAGTGAAGCACTTACTATTTACTTAGAAAGTTTTGAAGGTCCCCTTGATTTGCTGCTTCATTTAATTAAAGATTTAAAAGTAGATGTTTTTGATATTCCTATGGCAGATCTAACCCAACAATATCTAAACTATCTTCATACGATGAAAGAATTAAAGTTAGACATTGCGGGTGAATATTTATTAATGGCGGCTACCTTGCTAGAAATTAAAAGTCGGATGCTTCTTCCTAAAAAAGAGGTAGAAGTAGATGATGATTCTTTTGAATTAGAAGAAGACCCCAGAGATGAATTGGTTCATCAACTGTTAGAATACAAGCAAATGCAAGAAGCTGCTAAGGTCTTAAAAGAAATGCAAACCGAACGGGGACAATTTTATACAAAATCAATTACGAATTTAGAGAGTCACCAACAGTCGGTACCACTTGTGCCAGGTGAAGTTTCTACAGAAGATTTGTTGCATGCACTACAAAAAATGCAACAAAAAATACAAAGAAAACAACCTATGAGCACCCGTGTTCATCATGAAAAAATAACGATTGAGGCTACTATGGACGTAATTCTAAATCGGCTAACCGAACAAGGGAAACCAGGATTTAGAATTGCGTTTACTGATTTTTTTGAAAGTACAGAAAGGCCACAAATTGTAAATACATTTTTGGCGATGTTAGAGCTAGTCAGGGAAAGAAAAATTTTCTTTACTCAAACGGAATTGTATGGAGAAATATTTTTAGAGCTTTTCTCGGAAGGATAG
- a CDS encoding N-acetyltransferase: MLISYNQNYEKISMGLLSYIPDLKNISHLQEELDSYIENGDKKLYLWRDEHTENIVAIIGIGCDDSVLLVRHLSVSPSFRNEGIIYKMLDKLQSLYPELMINGTLDTAPFLSKWVQKNIEGYTETDS; this comes from the coding sequence GTGCTTATTTCTTATAATCAAAATTACGAAAAAATTTCCATGGGATTGCTATCCTATATTCCCGATTTAAAAAATATAAGCCATCTGCAAGAAGAACTGGATAGCTATATTGAAAATGGAGATAAAAAGCTTTATTTATGGCGTGATGAACACACTGAGAATATAGTAGCTATTATTGGAATTGGCTGCGATGATTCTGTTTTATTAGTCCGTCATCTTTCTGTTAGTCCGTCTTTTAGGAATGAAGGAATCATCTATAAAATGCTAGATAAGTTGCAATCTCTATATCCAGAATTAATGATCAATGGAACTCTGGATACAGCGCCCTTTCTTTCAAAATGGGTTCAGAAAAATATAGAAGGTTATACGGAGACTGATTCGTAA
- a CDS encoding purine-nucleoside phosphorylase, which produces MTYEQLVEAATFLKDKGFVKPEIGLVLGSGLGDLADEISNPIQVSYSDIPYFPSSTVKGHKGQLVYGELNGKIVIAMQGRFHFYEGYSIQEVTFPIRVMKELGVHSVGLTNAAGGVSFDFTPGDLMLITDHINFTGQNPLIGPNDEKEGPRFPDMSQTYDREYQAKIKEVAKRLNVDMKEGFYMGFSGPTYETPAEIKMARVLGADAVGMSTVPEAIVARHAGLRVFGISCITNLAAGMQSNLNHEEVVEVTQRVNQTFRNLLKEILKEI; this is translated from the coding sequence ATGACATATGAACAACTTGTAGAGGCTGCAACTTTTTTAAAAGATAAAGGATTTGTGAAACCAGAAATTGGTTTGGTATTAGGTTCCGGATTGGGAGATTTGGCAGATGAAATTTCTAATCCTATTCAAGTTTCTTACTCTGATATCCCTTATTTTCCATCGTCCACTGTGAAAGGTCACAAAGGACAATTAGTGTATGGGGAATTAAACGGAAAAATCGTTATTGCCATGCAAGGACGTTTCCATTTTTATGAAGGATACTCTATTCAAGAAGTTACTTTCCCTATTCGAGTAATGAAAGAATTAGGTGTGCACTCTGTTGGATTAACTAATGCTGCTGGAGGAGTTAGCTTTGATTTTACTCCTGGAGATCTTATGTTGATTACAGATCACATTAACTTTACTGGACAAAACCCACTTATCGGACCAAATGATGAAAAAGAAGGACCGCGTTTTCCAGATATGAGTCAAACCTATGACCGTGAATATCAAGCGAAAATAAAAGAAGTTGCCAAAAGATTAAACGTAGACATGAAAGAAGGATTCTACATGGGCTTTAGTGGTCCTACTTATGAAACACCTGCAGAAATTAAAATGGCTCGTGTACTAGGTGCGGATGCAGTTGGAATGTCTACTGTACCAGAAGCAATTGTAGCAAGACATGCAGGTCTACGAGTTTTTGGAATTTCTTGTATCACGAATTTAGCTGCAGGAATGCAAAGTAACTTGAATCATGAAGAAGTGGTAGAAGTTACTCAACGAGTAAATCAAACCTTCCGAAATCTACTTAAAGAGATTTTAAAAGAAATCTAA
- the deoB gene encoding phosphopentomutase, translated as MKKYKRIHVVVMDSVGIGEAPDANEFGDVGADTLGHIAETVGLDIPQLTKLGLGNIRSLKGVDTVEEPLGYHTKLEEISVGKDTMTGHWEIMGLHIKKPFRVFPDGFPSELIQKIEDFSKRKVIGNKPASGTEILVELGEQQVKTGDLIVYTSADSVLQIAAHEEVIPLEELYEICEYARKITLDDPYMIGRIIARPYLGEPGNFARTSNRHDYALSPFGETVLDHLKNDDLDVIAIGKISDIFNDQGITESVRTKSNMDGVDQLLNVMKKDFTGISFLNLVDFDALYGHRRDPEGYAKAIEDFDKRIPEILDQLDDQDLLLITADHGNDPTAPGTDHTREYVPLLAYSPSMEKNGVLQQGHFADISATIADNFETNQAEIGTSFLKDLN; from the coding sequence ATGAAAAAGTATAAACGCATTCATGTTGTGGTAATGGACTCAGTAGGAATCGGGGAAGCTCCCGATGCAAACGAATTTGGTGATGTAGGAGCAGATACATTAGGTCATATTGCTGAAACAGTTGGTTTGGATATTCCTCAGTTAACGAAACTGGGACTTGGAAATATCCGTTCTCTAAAAGGAGTAGACACAGTAGAAGAACCTCTAGGATATCATACAAAATTAGAAGAAATTTCAGTAGGAAAAGACACAATGACGGGACACTGGGAGATTATGGGACTTCATATTAAAAAACCGTTCCGAGTTTTTCCAGACGGTTTTCCAAGTGAACTCATTCAAAAAATTGAAGACTTCTCAAAAAGAAAAGTGATTGGTAATAAACCTGCTAGTGGAACAGAGATTTTAGTCGAACTAGGGGAACAGCAAGTAAAAACAGGAGATTTAATCGTCTATACTTCAGCGGACTCTGTGCTTCAAATTGCTGCACATGAAGAAGTAATTCCTTTAGAAGAATTATACGAAATCTGTGAGTATGCACGTAAAATCACTTTGGACGACCCGTATATGATCGGTAGAATTATTGCCCGACCGTACTTAGGTGAACCAGGTAATTTTGCTCGAACTAGCAATCGTCATGACTATGCTCTTAGTCCGTTTGGAGAAACCGTGCTAGACCATCTAAAGAACGATGATTTGGATGTCATTGCGATTGGAAAAATAAGTGATATTTTTAATGATCAAGGAATTACTGAATCCGTTCGAACCAAAAGTAATATGGATGGTGTTGACCAACTATTGAATGTCATGAAAAAGGATTTCACTGGAATTAGCTTCTTAAATTTAGTAGATTTTGATGCCTTATATGGTCATCGTCGTGATCCAGAAGGCTATGCAAAAGCAATTGAAGATTTTGATAAACGCATTCCTGAAATACTTGACCAATTGGATGATCAAGATTTACTATTGATTACAGCTGACCATGGAAACGACCCAACGGCTCCTGGAACAGATCATACGCGTGAATATGTTCCTTTGTTGGCATATAGTCCTTCTATGGAAAAAAATGGTGTATTACAACAAGGTCATTTCGCTGATATATCAGCAACCATTGCAGATAATTTTGAAACGAATCAAGCAGAAATTGGTACTAGCTTTTTGAAAGATTTAAATTAA
- the xerD gene encoding site-specific tyrosine recombinase XerD — protein sequence MDELIQDYLHHLRIEQGLAVNTIKSYQLDLSKYKQFLLSKKKNSFSETTKSDVLLYLEKLDKDGLASSSISRMMSCLRRFYQYLQQEQVLKINPMENIQLPKKKQSLPKSLTISEVDRILSTPDQNTVLGLRDRAILEVLYATGLRVSELVDLTLGEVHLELGFLQTIGKGNKERIVPLGEEAAYWVEEYLKTSRPTLSKGRKPTTHLFLNFHGQGFTRQGIWKNLKKIVQKAQINKNVSPHMLRHSFATHILENGADLRIVQELLGHADISTTQIYTHISKERMVESYRKYHPRA from the coding sequence ATGGATGAACTGATACAGGATTACCTTCATCATTTGCGAATCGAACAAGGTCTAGCAGTTAATACAATTAAAAGTTATCAATTGGACCTTTCAAAATACAAACAGTTCTTACTTTCAAAAAAGAAGAATTCTTTTTCGGAAACAACTAAAAGTGATGTCTTACTTTATTTGGAAAAATTAGATAAAGATGGGCTTGCTTCTAGCTCCATCAGCCGGATGATGTCTTGTCTTCGCAGATTTTATCAATACTTACAGCAGGAACAGGTATTGAAAATAAATCCAATGGAAAATATTCAACTTCCTAAAAAGAAACAAAGTCTTCCAAAGTCTTTAACCATCTCAGAAGTAGACCGTATATTGTCTACACCCGATCAAAATACAGTCTTAGGGCTACGAGATCGAGCCATCCTTGAAGTCTTGTATGCAACAGGATTACGTGTGAGTGAATTAGTTGACTTAACCTTAGGAGAAGTTCATCTCGAGCTAGGCTTTCTACAAACTATTGGAAAAGGAAATAAAGAACGGATTGTACCTCTAGGAGAAGAAGCTGCTTATTGGGTAGAAGAATACTTGAAAACAAGTAGACCTACATTGAGCAAAGGACGAAAACCTACGACGCATCTATTTTTGAATTTCCACGGTCAAGGATTTACTCGTCAAGGAATTTGGAAGAACTTGAAAAAAATTGTCCAAAAAGCACAAATTAATAAGAACGTTTCTCCACATATGCTTCGTCACTCGTTTGCGACTCATATTTTAGAAAATGGAGCAGACTTACGAATTGTGCAAGAACTACTTGGACATGCTGATATTTCTACTACACAAATTTACACACATATTTCAAAAGAACGTATGGTGGAATCTTATCGAAAATATCATCCACGTGCTTAA
- a CDS encoding Fur family transcriptional regulator: protein MTEITLQSIKKDLQKGGFKLTPQREATVKILLENEKDHLSAEEIFMFLKRRNSDIGLATVYRTLEILTQLHVTNKVLFEDGLARYDLHRGKSTHFHHHLLCLKCGEIDEIFEDLLVDIEKDVETRYHFKIKDHRLTFHGICAKCQEEDKKKVGISLDVGNPNG from the coding sequence GTGACCGAAATAACTTTGCAAAGCATTAAAAAAGATTTACAAAAAGGTGGTTTTAAGTTAACTCCTCAAAGAGAAGCAACGGTTAAAATCCTTTTAGAAAATGAAAAAGATCATTTAAGTGCGGAAGAAATTTTTATGTTTCTCAAACGAAGGAATTCGGATATTGGCCTAGCCACCGTATATCGAACCTTAGAAATATTAACCCAGCTACATGTGACGAATAAAGTTCTATTTGAAGATGGGCTGGCTCGGTATGATTTACATCGGGGGAAAAGTACGCATTTTCATCATCATCTTCTTTGCTTAAAGTGTGGAGAAATTGATGAAATTTTTGAAGACTTACTCGTGGATATTGAAAAAGATGTCGAAACGCGTTATCATTTCAAAATAAAAGATCATCGCCTTACATTCCATGGTATTTGTGCAAAATGCCAAGAGGAAGATAAGAAAAAAGTAGGTATCTCCCTAGATGTAGGAAATCCAAATGGATGA
- a CDS encoding S1 RNA-binding domain-containing protein produces MNTDLGNVITGIIIDTNEKSYFVQKNGVTYRLAKEEVLEEELEVGDTVSGFVYESMKKELRLTKKIPATQIDQFGWGTVTDVRRDLGVFVDIGLDEKEVVVSLDDLSEIKSIWPKIGDRLLISLRFDDKDRMWGVLADEEIFRSIAKVPESDEFKNKDIKGTVYRLKKIGTFLLTEDEYIGFIHPTEREAEPRLGELVSGRVIGVSPHGMLNISLKPRIHEALEEDAQMILTLLQQSPSHSLPYYDKSNPEDIKNYFGISKAQFKRALGRLMKERLIVQEDGETKLVSKD; encoded by the coding sequence ATGAATACAGATTTAGGAAATGTGATTACCGGAATTATTATTGATACGAATGAAAAAAGTTATTTTGTACAGAAAAATGGAGTTACCTATCGACTTGCTAAAGAAGAAGTACTAGAAGAAGAACTAGAAGTAGGTGATACTGTTAGTGGCTTCGTTTATGAATCCATGAAGAAAGAGTTACGTTTGACGAAAAAAATACCAGCTACTCAAATCGATCAGTTTGGATGGGGAACGGTAACCGATGTACGTAGAGATTTAGGAGTATTTGTAGATATCGGTTTAGATGAAAAAGAAGTAGTCGTGTCATTAGATGATCTATCTGAAATAAAAAGTATTTGGCCTAAAATAGGAGATCGTTTGCTTATTTCCTTACGGTTCGATGATAAAGATAGAATGTGGGGTGTACTAGCGGACGAGGAAATATTCCGTTCGATAGCAAAAGTACCTGAATCTGATGAATTTAAGAATAAAGACATCAAAGGAACCGTCTATCGTTTGAAGAAAATTGGTACTTTTTTACTAACCGAAGATGAATACATTGGTTTTATCCATCCAACCGAACGAGAAGCAGAACCAAGATTAGGAGAACTAGTTTCTGGTCGTGTAATTGGAGTTAGCCCACATGGAATGCTGAATATCTCATTGAAACCACGTATACATGAAGCGTTAGAAGAAGATGCTCAAATGATTTTGACTTTGCTTCAACAAAGTCCTTCTCACTCTCTTCCTTATTATGATAAGAGTAATCCAGAAGACATCAAAAATTATTTTGGTATTAGCAAAGCGCAATTCAAGCGTGCATTGGGACGTTTGATGAAAGAAAGATTAATTGTTCAAGAAGATGGAGAAACGAAATTAGTTTCAAAAGATTAA
- the pyk gene encoding pyruvate kinase: MKKTKIVCTIGPASESIETLVQLIESGMNVARLNFSHGDHEEHLARIKNIRKASEMTGKMVGILLDTKGPEIRTNNMKDGIVSLTTGDIVRVAMTEVEGTKERFSITYPGLIDDVVIGDHILLDDGIIDLEVTEIDKANDDIVTVVKNSGILKNKKGVNVPGVATNLPGITQKDADDIIFGIKNDVDFIAPSFIRRASDVLEIAEILENHDAVHIQIIPKIENQEGLDNIDEILTVSQGLMVARGDLGVEIPTEEVPIAQKLLIEKCNKLGKPVITATQMLDSMQRNPRPTRAEAGDVANAIFDGSDAVMLSGETAAGDYPVESVQMMATIALRTEEALIGQDAFALKAYSNTDMAEAIGQAVGHTARNLDIGTIVAATESGHTARMISKYRPKAHIVAVTFTERQSRGLALSWGVYPYVTEKPGSTDEMMDLATIVAKNEGFAKEGDLIIITAGVPVGERGTTNLMKIQLIGSKLTSGHGIGKKSVIGRAIVALTAEEANKNATEDCILVLKNSDKDYMPAIEKASAVVVETGGLTSHAAVVGIAQGIPVIVGAEDATTLIQNDEVITIDSRRGIIYRGATTTI; this comes from the coding sequence ATGAAGAAAACGAAAATTGTTTGTACGATTGGACCAGCAAGTGAGTCAATTGAAACACTTGTTCAATTAATTGAATCAGGAATGAACGTTGCTCGCTTGAATTTCTCACACGGAGATCACGAGGAACACCTTGCTCGAATTAAAAACATTCGCAAAGCTTCCGAAATGACAGGGAAAATGGTTGGAATCCTTTTAGATACAAAAGGACCAGAAATCCGTACAAACAATATGAAAGACGGAATTGTTTCTTTAACAACTGGAGATATTGTACGAGTTGCAATGACCGAAGTTGAAGGTACAAAAGAACGTTTTTCTATTACATACCCAGGATTGATTGATGATGTTGTTATTGGTGATCACATCTTGTTAGATGATGGAATCATTGATTTAGAAGTAACTGAAATTGATAAAGCAAACGATGATATCGTTACAGTTGTAAAAAACTCTGGAATCTTGAAAAACAAAAAGGGTGTTAACGTCCCTGGAGTTGCAACAAACTTGCCAGGAATCACTCAAAAAGATGCAGATGATATTATCTTTGGAATCAAAAATGACGTAGATTTCATCGCTCCAAGTTTTATTCGTCGCGCAAGTGATGTTTTAGAAATTGCAGAAATTCTTGAAAATCATGATGCGGTTCATATCCAAATCATTCCAAAAATTGAAAACCAAGAAGGCCTAGACAATATTGATGAAATTTTAACAGTTTCTCAAGGGTTGATGGTTGCTCGTGGAGACTTGGGAGTTGAAATCCCAACGGAAGAAGTTCCTATTGCACAAAAACTATTGATTGAAAAATGTAACAAATTAGGTAAGCCAGTTATCACTGCAACACAAATGCTTGATTCTATGCAAAGAAATCCTCGTCCTACCCGCGCAGAAGCAGGAGACGTAGCAAATGCAATTTTTGACGGATCAGATGCAGTTATGTTGTCTGGAGAAACAGCAGCAGGAGATTACCCTGTAGAGTCTGTTCAAATGATGGCTACTATTGCATTGCGTACAGAAGAAGCACTTATTGGACAAGATGCATTTGCATTGAAAGCATATTCGAATACAGATATGGCTGAAGCAATTGGTCAAGCAGTTGGACATACGGCTCGTAACTTAGATATTGGAACAATCGTTGCAGCAACAGAATCTGGACATACTGCTCGTATGATTTCTAAATATCGTCCAAAAGCACATATCGTTGCAGTTACATTTACAGAACGTCAAAGTCGTGGATTGGCACTTTCATGGGGAGTATATCCTTACGTAACAGAAAAACCTGGTTCAACAGATGAAATGATGGACCTAGCTACTATCGTTGCGAAAAACGAAGGGTTTGCTAAAGAAGGCGATTTGATTATCATTACTGCAGGAGTACCAGTTGGAGAACGTGGAACAACAAACTTGATGAAGATTCAGTTAATTGGTTCTAAACTAACAAGTGGTCACGGTATTGGTAAGAAATCAGTTATCGGAAGAGCAATTGTTGCGTTAACTGCTGAAGAAGCAAACAAAAATGCAACAGAAGATTGTATTCTTGTACTAAAAAATTCAGATAAAGATTACATGCCAGCAATTGAAAAAGCAAGTGCAGTAGTAGTTGAAACTGGAGGCTTAACAAGTCATGCAGCTGTTGTAGGAATCGCTCAAGGAATTCCAGTTATCGTAGGCGCTGAAGATGCAACTACTTTAATTCAAAATGATGAAGTCATCACTATTGATTCTCGTCGTGGAATTATTTACCGCGGAGCAACAACAACTATTTAA